A DNA window from Linepithema humile isolate Giens D197 chromosome 6, Lhum_UNIL_v1.0, whole genome shotgun sequence contains the following coding sequences:
- the LOC105670117 gene encoding juvenile hormone acid O-methyltransferase-like, whose product MVNPNDYASFDDFQRYNVSRLIDEFADDLIKMSGKCMDIGCGPGDITNDILLSSLDPNAVIIGTDISQSMIEYANMTYSDEKRLGFEVLDTQTKNLPEKYVSEFDHIFSFHTLHWCKDIRQAFENIYRMLRPGGTMLTLFVASHDTFNVFELMAQNNYFAPYMEDVQRYVSPYLYSKNPRKEVKELVKSIGFKVYHCSHRDVTFSSKDSDNFLSAIMSIPAFLDKMPHDLIKEFKHNYAREYMKRKISYTSICDNQEQKFILDIHKVVIVYARKVI is encoded by the exons atggTAAACCCAAATGATTATGCTTCATTTGACGATTTTCAAAGATACAATGTATCACGTTTAATTGATGAATTTGCtgatgatttaataaaaatgtccgGAAAATGTATGGATATCGGTTGTGGTCCAGGAGATATAACGAATGATATTCTTTTGTCATCTCTTGACCCAAATGCAGTAATAATTG GTACGGATATTTCACAAAGCATGATCGAATATGCAAATATGACATATAGCGATGAGAAAAGACTTGGATTCGAAGTATTAGATACccaaactaaaaatttacCTGAGAAATATGTATCGGAATTTGACCACATTTTTTCATTCCACACTTTGCATTGGTGCAAAGACATTCG ACAAGCGtttgaaaacatttatcgCATGCTTCGACCTGGTGGAACTATGCTTACATTATTCGTAGCATCTCATGAtacatttaatgtttttgaACTAATggcacaaaataattattttgcaccGTACATGGAg GATGTACAAAGGTATGTTTCGCCGTATTTGTATTCAAAAAATCCTCGCAAAGAAGTAAAAGAGTTAGTTAAAAGTATTGGATTTAAAGTTTACCATTGCAGTCATCGAGATGTGACATTTTCCTCTAAAGATTCAGACAACTTTTTAT CTGCGATAATGTCCATACCTgcatttttggataaaatgCCACATGATCTTATAAAAGAATTCAAGCATAATTACGCACGTGAATATATGAAAAGGAAGATTAGCTATACATCAATATGTGATAATCAagagcaaaaatttatattagatatacaCAAAGTGGTGATAGTTTATGCAcgaaaagttatataa
- the LOC105668024 gene encoding juvenile hormone acid O-methyltransferase-like — protein MVNPKDYASSDDFQKYNVSRLIDEFADDLIKMSGKCMDIGCGPGDITNDILLSSLDSNAVIIGTDISQSMIEYANMTYSDEKRLRFEVLDIQTKNLPEKYVSEFDHIFSFHTLHWCKDIRQAFENIYRMLRPGGTMLTLFVASHDTFHVFELMAQNILFAPYMEDVQRYVSPYLYSKNPRKEVKELVKSIGFKVHHCSHRDVTFSSKDSDNFLSAIMSIPAFLDKMPHDLIKEFKHNYAREYMKRKISYTSICDNQEQKFILDIHKVVIIYARKVI, from the exons ATGGTAAACCCAAAGGATTATGCTTCATCTGacgattttcaaaaatacaatgtATCGCGTTTAATTGATGAATTTGCtgatgatttaataaaaatgtccgGAAAATGTATGGATATCGGTTGTGGTCCAGGAGATATAACGAATGATATTCTTTTGTCATCTCTTGATTCAAATGCAGTAATAATTG GTACGGATATTTCACAAAGCATGATCGAATATGCAAATATGACATATAGCGATGAGAAACGACTTAGATTCGAAGTATTAGATATCCAAACTAAAAATTTGCCTGAGAAATATGTATCGGAATTTGACCACATTTTTTCATTCCACACTTTGCATTGGTGCAAAGACATTCG ACAAGCGtttgaaaacatttatcgCATGCTTCGACCTGGTGGAACTATGCTTACATTATTCGTAGCATCTCATGATACATTTCATGTTTTCGAACTAATggcacaaaatattttatttgcaccGTACATGGAg GATGTACAAAGATATGTTTCGCCGTATTTGTATTCAAAAAATCCTCGCAAAGAAGTAAAAGAATTAGTTAAAAGTATTGGATTTAAAGTTCATCATTGCAGTCATCGAGATGTGACATTTTCCTCTAAAGATTCAGACAACTTTTTAT CTGCGATAATGTCCATACCTgcatttttggataaaatgCCACATGATCTTATAAAAGAATTCAAGCATAATTACGCACGTGAATATATGAAAAGGAAGATTAGCTATACATCAATATGTGATAATCAagagcaaaaatttatattagatatacaCAAAGTGGTGATAATTTATGCAcgaaaagttatataa
- the LOC105668035 gene encoding juvenile hormone acid O-methyltransferase-like, with the protein MVNPRDYASSDNLQRYNVSHLIDEFADDLIKMSGKCMDIGCGPGDITKNFLLPFLDPNAVIIGTDVSQSMIEYANMTYSDEKRLGFEILDIQTKNLPEKYVSEFDHIFSFHTLHWCKDIRQVFENIYRMLRPGGTMLTLFVTSHDTFNVFELMAQDIHFASYKKDIKRCISPYFYSKNPHKEVKELLKNIGFEVSHCSHREATFSAKDSNKFLSGIMSISAFLDKMPHNLAKEFKDNYAREYMKRKIKYTSICNNQEQTFVLDVYKVLIVYARKVI; encoded by the exons ATGGTAAACCCAAGGGATTATGCTTCATCTGACAATCTTCAAAGATACAATGTATCACATTTAATTGACGAATTTGCtgatgatttaataaaaatgtccgGAAAATGTATGGACATCGGTTGTGGTCCGGGAGATATAAcgaagaattttcttttgccATTTCTTGATCCAAATGCAGTAATAATTG GTACGGATGTTTCGCAAAGCATGATCGAATATGCAAATATGACATACAGTGATGAGAAACGACTTGGATTCGAAATATTAGATATCCAAACTAAAAATTTGCCTGAGAAATATGTATCGGAATTTGACcacattttttcatttcacACTTTGCATTGGTGTAAAGACATTCg ACAAGTGtttgaaaacatttatcgCATGCTTCGACCTGGTGGAACTATGCttacattatttgtaacatCTCATGAtacatttaatgtttttgaACTAATGGCACAAGATATCCACTTTGCATCGTACAAGAAA gatataaaaagatgtatttcgccgtatttttattcaaaaaatccTCACAAAGAAGTAAAAgagttacttaaaaatattggatttGAAGTTTCCCATTGCAGtcatcgagaagcgacattttccGCTAAAGATTCAAACAAGTTTTTAT CTGGGATAATGTCCATATCCgcatttttggataaaatgCCACATAATCTCGCAAAAGAATTCAAGGATAATTACGCACGTGAATATATGAAAAGGAAGATTAAATATACatcaatatgtaataatcaaGAGCAAACATTTGTATTAGATGTATACAAAGTGTTGATAGTTTATGCTcgaaaagttatataa
- the LOC105668037 gene encoding juvenile hormone acid O-methyltransferase-like produces the protein MVNPTDYASSDDLQRYNVSHLIDEFADDLIKMSGKCMDIGCGPGDVTKNFLLPSLDPNAVIIGTDVSQSMIEYANMTYSDEQRLGFEVLDIQTKNLPEKYVSEFDHIFSFHTLHWCKNIRQAFENIYRMLRPGGTMLTLFVASHDTFNVFELMAQDIHFASYMEDVKRCISPYFYSKNPRKEVKESLKNIGFEVSHCSHREATFSAKDSNKFLSGIMSISAFLDKMPHNLAKEFKDNYAREYMKRKIKYTSICNNQEQTFVLDVYKVLIVYARKVI, from the exons ATGGTGAACCCAACGGATTATGCTTCATCTGACGATCTTCAAAGATACAATGTATCACATTTAATTGACGAATTTGCtgatgatttaataaaaatgtccgGAAAATGTATGGACATCGGTTGTGGTCCGGGAGATGTAAcgaagaattttcttttgccATCTCTTGATCCAAATGCAGTAATAATTG GTACGGATGTTTCGCAAAGCATGATCGAATATGCAAATATGACATATAGCGATGAGCAACGACTTGGATTCGAAGTATTAGATATCCAAACTAAAAATTTGCCTGAGAAATATGTATCGGAATTTGACcacattttttcatttcacACTTTACATTGGTGCAAAAACATTCG ACAAGCGtttgaaaacatttatcgCATGCTTCGACCTGGTGGAACTATGCTTACATTATTTGTAGCATCTCATGAtacatttaatgtttttgaACTAATGGCACAAGATATCCACTTTGCATCATACATGGAA GATGTAAAAAGATGTATTTCGccgtatttttattcaaaaaatccTCGCAAAGAAGTAAAAGAGTcacttaaaaatattggatttGAAGTTTCCCATTGCAGtcatcgagaagcgacattttccGCTAAagattcaaacaaatttttat CTGGGATAATGTCCATATCTGCATTTTTGGATAAGATGCCACATAATCTCGCAAAGGAATTCAAGGATAATTACGCACGTGAATATATGAAAAGGAAGATTAAATATACatcaatatgtaataatcaaGAGCAAACATTTGTATTAGATGTATACAAAGTGTTGATAGTTTATGCTcgaaaagttatataa
- the LOC137000817 gene encoding trypsin-7-like, whose amino-acid sequence MDGYARTRCILVLYLCLSCYVYALPRTRANIEQSLPTSNAQVHYNLTNAEIDRPAIDEVSYVDFDPAPTFSSKRPDVCNDCVCGLGRKVRIVGGNVTSVYDYPWLVSMNKKGMFYCAGTVITRRHVLTAAHCLKGFDIRTIKLVLADNDHPSIGSNTIVRRIKTATIHKDFHSYSYDNDIGIIEMDEPVSLNNIVRTACLPEDKAIDYTGALALAVGWGRTGESTQVSDELRKVSLPVLSQEECDNAGYAEKRITENMFCAGYLLEGARDACFGDSGGPLHVKGSHGQLEIMGIVSWGRGCGRPNFPGIYTKLMNYIGWLKDHLGDECICPPPHL is encoded by the exons ATGGACGGCTACGCAAGAACGAGATGCATACTCGTGCTTTATCTATGTCTGAGCTGTTACGTCTACGCATTGCCCCGCACGCGAGCG AATATCGAACAAAGTTTGCCTACCTCGAATGCTCAGGTGCACTATAACCTCACGAATGCTGAGATTGATCGTCCAGCAATAGACGAGGTGTCTTATGTAGACTTCGATCCTGCTCCTACGTTTTCCTCTAAAAGACCGGACGTCTGTAACGATTGCG TTTGCGGACTTGGGAGAAAAGTGAGAATTGTTGGTGGCAACGTGACAAGTGTTTACGACTATCCTTGGCTAGTCAGCATGAATAAAAAGGGCATGTTTTATTGTGCTGGCACTGTAATAACACGGAGACACGTCTTAACAGCAGCACATTGTTTGAAAGG tttCGATATCAGGACTATCAAACTTGTACTAGCAGACAACGATCATCCTTCGATAGGCAGCAACACTATAGTTCGACGTATTAAAACGGCGACCATCCACAAAGATTTTCACTCTTATTCCTATGATAATGATATTGGCATAATTGAGATGGACGAACCTGTGTCTCTGAATAATATTGTGCGAACAGCATGTTTACCTGAAGACA aAGCCATCGATTATACTGGTGCACTTGCACTTGCGGTTGGGTGGGGTCGAACGGGAGAATCCACACAAGTGAGTGACGAATTACGAAAAGTCAGTCTGCCCGTTTTATCACAAGAGGAATGCGATAACGCAGGATATGCTGAAAAACGTATTACCGAAAACATGTTTTGTGCTGGTTATCTTTTGGAAGGTGCACGTGACGCTTGTTTT gGAGATAGCGGCGGTCCGCTACACGTCAAAGGAAGCCATGGACAGCTTGAAATAATGG GCATCGTTTCCTGGGGCCGCGGATGTGGGAGACCAAACTTTCCAGGTATTTACACAAAATTGATGAACTATATCGGATGGCTTAAAGATCACTTAGGCGATGAATGCATTTGTCCACCACcgcatttataa
- the LOC105668034 gene encoding trypsin-1-like, with product MSFRFIVLLAFVAVARTTVINNELQPNSTLRVEGQNSNSTSGTNSDKGFWDWLLQTPPAPISEPPQVEKCEKCTCGLTNKHTRIVGGVETLVNQYPWMTLLMYRGQFYCGGTVINSRYVLTAAHCIDRFDTSKMTVRIFEHDWKSTNETKSQDFKVENTLKHIGYSTTNYNNDIALIKLKTPIRFRDSMRPVCLPEPIKTFAGETGIVTGWGAIREGGMVSQTLQEVTVPILSNVECRATKYPTRKITDNMLCAGYTEGGKDSCQGDSGGPLHVEQNDVHQIVGVVSWGEGCARPGYPGVYSRVNRFRSWIERYVEEGCYC from the exons ATGTCATTTCGTTTTATAGTGTTGTTAGCATTCGTCGCAGTTGCGAGAACGACCGTCATTAATAATGAG ttgCAGCCAAACTCAACTCTACGCGTCGAAGGGCAAAACTCGAATAGCACAAGTGGAACTAACAGTGATAAAGGATTTTGGGATTGGCTGCTGCAAACGCCGCCAGCACCAATTTCAGAACCACCGCAAgtagaaaaatgtgaaaaatgca CTTGCGGCTTGACGAATAAACATACTCGTATTGTCGGAGGCGTTGAGACACTTGTCAATCAATATCCTTGGATGACTCTATTGATGTATAGGGGTCAATTTTATTGCGGTGGGACAGTTATAAATTCACGATACGTGTTAACGGCTGCCCACTGCATTGACAGATTCGATACAAGTAAAATGACTGTTCGAATATTTGAGCACGATTGGAAATCGACTAATGAGACTAAATCGCAGGATTTCAAAGTAGAAAATACACTCAAGCATATCGGTTACTCGACTACCAATTACAACAACGATATTGCACTCATTAAGTTAAAGACTCCGATTCGATTTCGAGATTCAATGCGGCCTGTTTGCCTTCCGGAACCaa TAAAAACTTTTGCTGGTGAGACAGGAATAGTGACCGGATGGGGTGCTATCCGCGAAGGCGGAATGGTATCGCAAACTTTACAAGAAGTTACTGTTCCTATACTGTCGAATGTCGAATGTCGCGCTACGAAATATCCGACACGTAAAATAACAGATAACATGCTGTGTGCGGGGTACACTGAAGGCGGCAAAGATTCCTGTCAA GGTGACAGCGGTGGTCCATTGCACGTAGAACAGAATGACGTCCACCAGATAGTCG gaGTAGTATCCTGGGGCGAAGGCTGCGCGCGACCTGGATACCCTGGAGTATACAGCCGAGTAAACCGATTCCGTTCGTGGATTGAACGTTACGTTGAGGAAGGttgctattgttaa
- the LOC105668023 gene encoding soluble guanylate cyclase 89Db-like, with product MYGMLLESVQYFVQLEFGEEAWLQILEKADCKHMVFNTRQIYCDELMTNLAAALAAYTGDSMDNIMQFFGRCFVRFFSNLGYDCTVKATGRYFCEFLQSVDNIHMQMRFTYPKMKSPSMYTTHVDSQGVVLVYRSTRQGFTHYLMGQLFQIAKDLYNIELDIRVLETSNNIPGSRSVMVKFRIDFDNRQYIAKNNEMKTPLGRELSPVSCTFFLRLFPFAVVMNKDMQILGAGDKLLQAWGGTTTILNKPITEIFKLRRPKGISFTWGNIMYLHSVIFELELIRANDPHSSLNSSDIPSTSSSLDRRGSQGARSILLKGQMRYIEDIKAIIFLCSPLINSLDELLNMGLYLNDLNPHGMSKELVLAGWQHCGRLEMMFERAEQRSTELENSYVLLDRWKNKSDELLYSMIPQTVADRLRAGASPLSTCESFESITVLFCELCDFDYSTIKGAMDIVLSMNAVFSCFDTLMDQFNVYKVETVGCVYMAASGAPDRTENHAQNIADVSLQLIKHVRSLKLPSGLDIRVRIGIHSGPAVAGIVGIKVPRYCFFGDTVNTASRMQTTSLPGKVHISSSTKALLSRGRYHTESRGVVWVKGKGDMETYWLQSAAKDEIKEEVDSSDDENAVVADLH from the exons ATGTATGGAATGTTGTTGGAAAgtgtgcaatattttgttcaG ttaGAATTTGGCGAAGAAGCATGGCtgcaaattttagaaaaagccGATTGCAAACACATGGTTTTTAATACGAGACAGATATACTGTGATGAACTAATGACTAATTTGGCCGCGGCTCTTGCCGCGTATACTGGCGATTCTATGGATAATATCAtgcaattttttggaaggtgTTTTGTTAGATTTTTCAGTAACTTAGG atACGATTGCACTGTAAAAGCAACTGGACGTTACTTTTGCGAGTTTTTACAAAGTGTTGATAATATTCACATGCAAATGAGGTTTACGTATCCAAAAATGAAGAGTCCTTCTATGTATACAACGCATGTGGATTCACAAGGAGTTGTCCTGGTTTACAGAAGTACTCGACAAGGCTTCACGCATTATCTGATGG gacaattatttcaaatagcaaaagacttatataatatagagTTGGATATTAGAGTATTAGAAACTTCAAATAATATCCCAGGATCACGAAGTGTAATGGTTAAATTTCGTATTGATTTCGATAACCGTCAATAC ATCGCAAAGAACAACGAAATGAAAACTCCACTGGGTCGTGAATTATCGCCGGTTTCctgcacattttttttaagactTTTTCCATTTGCCGTTGTGATGAATAAGGATATGCAAATCCTAGGAGCAGGTGATAAGCTGCTTCAAGCCTGGGGCGGTACCACAaccattttaaataaacctattacagaaatatttaaattaagaagaCCTAAAGGAATTTCGTTCACGTGGGGAAAC aTAATGTATTTACATTCAGTGATATTCGAATTAGAACTTATTAGAGCAAACGATCCTCATTCCTCGTTAAATTCAAGCGATATACCAAGCACAAGTAGCAGTTTAGATAGGCGTGGAAGTCAAGGCGCGAGAAGCATCTTGTTGAAGGGCCAGATGAGATACATCGAGGATATTAAGGCGATTATATTTCTCTGTAGCCCTTT AATCAACAGTTTAGACGAACTTCTTAATATGGGTTTATATCTGAATGATCTGAATCCTCATGGTATGAGCAAAGAACTAGTGCTGGCGGGATGGCAACATTGCGGAAG ATTGGAAATGATGTTCGAGAGGGCAGAGCAAAGATCGACAGAACTGGAAAACAGCTATGTGCTGCTTGATCGGTGGAAAAACAAAAGCGACGAGCTTTTATATTCTATGATTCCGCAAACGGTGGCGGATCGATTGCGAGCCGGAGCCAGTCCATTGAGTACTTGTGAG TCCTTCGAATCAATAACAGTTCTTTTCTGTGAATTATGCGACTTCGATTATTCGACCATCAAAGGAGCAATGGATATCGTCTTGTCTATGAATGCTGTGTTCTCCTGTTTTGATACACTAATGGATCAGTTTAATGTGTATAAA GTGGAGACTGTTGGTTGTGTATACATGGCAGCTAGCGGGGCTCCGGACCGAACCGAAAATCATGCGCAAAATATCGCTGATGTTTCGTTACAACTTATTAAGCATGTTCGATCTCTCAAATTACCCTCCGGACTGGATATACGAGTCCGTATAG GAATTCACTCTGGACCAGCTGTCGCTGGTATCGTTGGCATCAAGGTACCGAGATACTGTTTTTTTGGCGATACTGTTAACACGGCTTCCAGAATGCAGACCACCAGTCTG CCGGGAAAGGTGCATATTTCTTCCAGCACCAAAGCTTTATTATCGAGAGGGCGTTATCATACCGAATCACGTGGCGTTGTGTGGGTAAAG gGAAAGGGAGACATGGAGACATATTGGTTGCAATCGGCGGCAAAGGACGAAATAAAGGAAGAAGTTGACTCATCAGACGACGAAAACGCAGTAGTCGCAGATCTTCACTGA